Within Candidatus Thermoplasmatota archaeon, the genomic segment ATGGAGAACGAGGCCTTCGCGCGCCTCGACGGGTTCGCCCGGGACGCGGGCCTCGAAGGCGCGACGACGCGCGTCCTGAGCGGATCGGTCGCGCGCGCCGTCACCCGCGAAAGCGACGCGATCGAGGCCGACCTCGTCGCGCTCGGGGCCGGCACCAAATCGCCGGTCGCGCGCTTCATCCTCGGGTCGAGCGCGAAGGCCATCCTGCGCTCCGTGCACGCGGACGTGCTCATCGTGCGCGCCGACGAGGCCGCGGCGTCCCGCGCGGAACCCTTCGAGCGCATCCTCGTGGCGACGGACTTCTCGCCCGCTTCCGCCGCCGCCGCGCGCCGCGCGGCCGAGCTCGCGGACGCGACCGGCGCCTCCATCGCGGTCACGCACGCGCTCGACCCCGCGGTGTGGGCGAGCATCATCCAGGCGCCCGACGTGCTCGCCGTCTCCGACACGACGGACGTCATGGACCGGGCGCGCCTCGAACGCGCGCTGCGGGCCGCGCTCACCAAGTTCAACGACGAGCACCTGGGCGGGCGCGCGGAGGAGATCCTCGCGTCGGGTCCCGCCGCGAAGGCCGTCGCGAAGGAGGCGGAGGACCGCGGCGTCGACCTCGTCGTCGTCGGGACGCACGGGCCGGGCATCGTCGAGCGCGCGCTCCTCGGCTCCGTCGCCGAGGGCATCGCGGTGAAGGCGCCCTGCTCCGTGCTCGTCGCGCGGGCCCGCGCGGGCGGCGAGGCCGGGGAGACGGAGCGCGTCCCCGCGCGCGCCTGACGTCGCGAGCGCGTCGGAGCCCCGTCGCCTTCATGGCCGAAGCGCGACATCCACGCCGCGTGCACCGCGCGGTCGCCTTCCTCCTCGTCGCGACGCTCCTCGCCGTCGCGCTGCCGTCCCGCGCGGGCGAAACGACCTACCCGGCGAACACGCCGTACGCCGTCGAGGAGCGCGGCGGCTGGCGCGTCGAGGTGTGGATGAACACCGCGCCCGGCAAGGACCGCCCCTTCAACGTCACGGTGCTCGTGTACGACGCGGCGACGCGCGCGCGGATCGAGCCGGCCGCGACGCTCGAAATCCTCCGGCCGAACCGCACCGCGCTCGCCTCCGTCGACGTTTCCGCCGGCGAGCGCATCGGGGTGCTCACGCGCCCCGACGCGGCGGGCACGCACACGATCCGCGTGGCGTTTACCGACACGGACGGACGCCACGACCTCGCGGTCGCGGTCGAGGTGAAGGCGTTCAAGGAGCGTCGCACGCCCGGGCTCGAAGGGCCCGCTGCCCTCGCCCTCGCGGCCGTCGTCGCGGCGGCGTCGGCAAGGCGCGTCCACCCCCGGCGTTGACGCCGCGCGGACCGGCCCGTTTCCCAAGCGAAAAGGTATTTAGGCCGCCACCCGTCCTACCGATCGAAGGTGACGTGTTGGACGTTCCCCGCGCGCTCGCGGATGGCCAGGCGTTCGTGAAGAACGCCGAGGAAGAGATGGACCGCAAGATCCTGCGCGAGGACCAGCTTTACTTCATCGACAACCAGGTCGAGGCGCTCGACACGTTCCTCGCGGACACCGAGGACCTCTCGCAGGAGAGCGCGGAGCTCGCGGCCCTGCGCGGTCAGCTGCGCGACCTCAAGGGCAAGCTCGAGAAGAAGAGCATGGAGTTCCTGACCTCGCAGGAGGGCAGCGAGCTCCCCGAGGACCTCCCGCCCGCGGAGATGGCGGAGGCCCTCGTCGGCTACGGACGAGACTTCATCAAGATGGCCGACGACGCGCTCAAGACCAACATCGGCAACATCGAACGCGTCTCCGAGTGGGAAGACCCGCTCAGCATGATCAACTCGTTCCTCGCGGACTCCGAGATCTACGTCCAGGAGCACCCGGACCTGCCCAAGGTGCGCAAGGAGCTGAAGTCGCGCAAGCGCGAGCTCCAGAAGCGCATCGCGGACGTCGTCGCGGCGTGGCGCGCGGCCGACCTCACGGGCGGCGACGAGGACGAGGACTGACGGAAACCTTCAAATCGGGCCCATTCTTTCCCCGCCCGTCGGGCTCGTGGTCTAGCGGTTATGACGCCTGTCTCACACACAGGCGGTCACCGGTTCGAATCCGGTCGAGCCCATGGAAGGGGGTGGCGCGCGAGGCGGGGCGCTCGACGAGCCTGCGTCGGCGCCTTGAGGCGCCTGCAGGCGCCGTCTGCGGGAAGGCCGAATCCTTCCCCCTCCTCGACCGCCCCCGCTCAATCTTCCCCAATCTTCTCGGGAGGTCTACCTTCCGATCGCACCTGAGCGAAGGCTCGCCGA encodes:
- a CDS encoding universal stress protein, producing MSYRRCLVATDFSPNCEAAARASRSLVEDPTLVRIVHVLPDLVYGPYMPIPDEAVIVQSMRRMENEAFARLDGFARDAGLEGATTRVLSGSVARAVTRESDAIEADLVALGAGTKSPVARFILGSSAKAILRSVHADVLIVRADEAAASRAEPFERILVATDFSPASAAAARRAAELADATGASIAVTHALDPAVWASIIQAPDVLAVSDTTDVMDRARLERALRAALTKFNDEHLGGRAEEILASGPAAKAVAKEAEDRGVDLVVVGTHGPGIVERALLGSVAEGIAVKAPCSVLVARARAGGEAGETERVPARA